The Mycolicibacterium boenickei genome has a segment encoding these proteins:
- a CDS encoding IS3 family transposase, with the protein MFHHNRFDTVEDFTAALDTYIHWYNTERISTTLKGLSPVQYRAQALAA; encoded by the coding sequence ATGTTCCACCACAACCGGTTCGACACTGTCGAGGACTTCACCGCTGCCCTTGACACCTACATCCACTGGTACAACACCGAACGAATCTCAACAACGCTCAAGGGCCTGAGCCCGGTCCAATACCGGGCCCAGGCCCTTGCCGCCTAG